The following are encoded in a window of Acropora muricata isolate sample 2 chromosome 6, ASM3666990v1, whole genome shotgun sequence genomic DNA:
- the LOC136919119 gene encoding uro-adherence factor A-like — MENRTKSTKRKYSEGSLSGRELVKKSRLEVVIPKHPVPEELLKRLRKLSSKKNNTTDHDHKENYSTPNCKSIQESPLQAEPEVLPPTTGESYWEEETSSVQGLLSPAACKSPVQHRLSNLCNGELNSSKSYENTDLHVCYGNNVQSIDEFRKSNFTEQVSDLESLRPPLGGAGRQSSENDSVFPFVENEDHQFVTSRCLQTVGNVVESSLHTDCSKMYSSVASSLEGKNSGNKLINERKVLEGDVISKVQKCVTPNSLKDKENGLASANCSGNNGKTSDTIIAEVGSVSFPGCLPMSDSTQGNSIDFANDFNTLEFMNSLLSQLTQERTMRTEVEERMNSMKIENEKLVMECEKLKERLFRAEAKPKTISRGTQVNMSLTKSKTVSRGTQINMAISLRRGRTTDKAVSPMRQRNRSPDVMLLSPSVGCQTSPCEPEKRLVTSFCQTDEEVIPPKILMSAATQTMPTTPSEILQQQLGTAYQSAIPSSRLQSMVMPSHGLIHPTQLSFRTWHVPTSNSLQTAYRHAVESYQLSVGVSPQHERPFVMAQPSGLSGIANRVNPASVVQHYPATVTSIGSVPSAAYLTRALSSTQPRPMQSNVVQYRQMPGVMSYQTPSTLARQTSANQFSAPSTVAPHSLTQGSIIPRSPIISQVFSQNPVHIAQVYSLAGRQQNSTRPIETSSVHETSDSQAGLELRRNTAMQQSTVRGILQSEYQINTSSCQMPHRQNLNSSTTQPQAHAATQVRSLLCSRTLQPATHFNSSANPGESRRNSVPTQFSPSLSTTEPVPGNTTRLSHYQGTTSTLTLNQSPSTTADQLHPRPRSFNVQMSSQGTPLSVHQQQQSLHTLLTQSTTLQLAGSHPLGGQSQFDNQRHSISLLRNRNDLNSNSTSCPSSGTHLTVQPSVSSSNTLSRTQSSNSYHNSEEEVREISAERNLYTSKEKATAQVGPLLEQVKRVCGELEQSLDEVTEKQRGSCTQTNTILLTSSSSSGLLHEKAGSKKERMSRPSDSNKHRNPVKKPNGALEEAVQRLLALQRAGSSPPTDSRDLIPDTVSELFEGVSEREKFDRFTTPATSAGRTVSDPEHISENEPISDPVSVTEAAESSFLCGEDDTSKEEGTSDCLPANIKDSETEAVGCSIAVNGGDCVLGTPSPPLTPQREGDNQNNPSKDAPYGYNLSPAIPRVYSSRRIRPGTSHSKQSSCDDDDSGSCVTELIDITTDQYGGENTNPVDALKLQGDTPPTLRSSNKEQASGVRHHEEGTRSAEPRSQIADELLIKTNGTYVAVVASKSPEFSACGAETSEAFRKGDNADVEVEIDSECEPPSAKKVALTNVDRVNLENVTDVSSDVRREESVQRNEDLETSIHCLSDPDEDVVNSEGLHIRSGNIPEFQSSKGSKENGNVENGLDYCKGTEDAKTPEANLGQVINEGDIRCARGGETVKERGAETQNLQQNGKDVDYASNGLFSPIIPKQDDFRSMTKLITTSDIEGIVKQLERRDVNENQMADSLTPLDKRVDRSEKVNATYNQEQRDSNDISKQSVPRVIARVVNSELIVLWDLPPDNQLANIEHFELFCLNLGGEWLPIAQVKALKLPMGCRLKSLQPGKTYSFRVRVIGRDGVIGVFSEPSKAVSL, encoded by the exons ATGGAAAACCGTACAAAATCTACTAAGCGAAA GTACTCTGAAGGATCACTTAGTGGCCGTGAACTTG TGAAGAAGTCTCGATTAGAAGTTGTTATCCCTAAGCATCCAGTGCCTGAGGAGCTATTGAAGAGGTTGCGAAAATTGTCATCCAAAAAGAACAATACAACAGACCATGATCATAAAGAAAATTATTCAACGCCTAACTGCAAGAGCATTCAGGAATCACCTTTGCAGGCAGAACCAGAAGTACTGCCTCCTACTACAGGAGAATCATATTGGGAGGAAGAAACATCTTCAGTGCAGGGCTTATTGTCACCTGCAGCTTGCAAGAGTCCTGTTCAACATAGACTTTCAAACCTTTGTAATGGAGAATTGAACAGCTCAAAGAGTTATGAGAACACAGATCTCCATGTTTGTTATGGTAACAATGTTCAGAGTATTGATGAATTTAGAAAATCAAATTTTACTGAGCAAGTTTCAGATCTGGAATCTCTGAGACCTCCTCTGGGCGGTGCAGGTAGACAATCTTCAGAAAATGATAGTGTCTTTCCATTTGTGGAGAATGAAGATCACCAGTTTGTAACCAGTAGGTGTTTGCAGACTGTGGGAAATGTGGTAGAGTCTTCCTTACACACTGACTGTTCAAAAATGTATAGTAGTGTGGCCTCTTCATTGGAAGGAAAGAATTCTGGAAATAAACTcattaatgaaagaaaagtgTTGGAGGGTGATGTCATTTCAAAGGTTCAAAAGTGTGTGACACCTAATTCTCttaaagacaaagaaaatggACTTGCAAGTGCAAATTGTTCAGGAAACAACGGGAAAACCTCTGACACAATTATTGCAGAAGTGGGAAGTGTTTCATTTCCAGGCTGTCTCCCCATGTCTGATTCTACACAAGGCAACTCAATTGACTTTGCTAATGACTTCAACACTCTTGAG TTTATGAACAGCCTGTTGTCACAATTGACCCAGGAAAGAACCATGAGAACAGAAGTGGAGGAAAGAATGAATTCCATGAAAATTGAGAACGAGAAACTGGTGATGGAGTGTGAAAAGTTAAAGGAACGCCTTTTTCGTGCTGAG GCTAAACCAAAGACAATTTCACGAGGGACGCAAGTAAATATGAGCCTT ACTAAGTCAAAGACGGTTTCACGAGGGACGCAAATAAATATGGCAATT AGTCTCCGTCGTGGAAGGACTACCGATAAAGCAGTTTCACCCATGAGGCAGAGGAATCGTTCTCCAGATGTCATGCTGTTAAGTCCTTCGGTTGGATGTCAAACGAGTCCTTGCGAACCTGAAAAACGTTTGGTGACCTCATTTTGCCAAACTGACGAGGAGGTTATACCTCCAAAGATCTTGATGTCTGCAGCTACTCAGACTATGCCTACAACACCATCGGAAATACTACAGCAGCAATTGGGAACAGCTTATCAGTCTGCCATCCCTTCAAGTCGACTGCAGTCGATGGTTATGCCAAGCCATGGGCTCATTCATCCAACACAGCTTTCTTTTCGCACATGGCATGTCCCAACATCGAATAGTTTGCAAACTGCATATCGTCATGCCGTTGAGTCATACCAATTGTCAGTGGGTGTCTCACCTCAACACGAACGCCCTTTTGTCATGGCTCAACCAAGTGGACTATCAGGGATAGCAAACCGAGTCAACCCAGCTAGTGTCGTGCAACATTACCCAGCCACTGTGACATCGATAGGCAGTGTCCCATCTGCCGCTTACCTTACTCGAGCATTAAGTTCTACCCAGCCCAGGCCCATGCAATCAAATGTTGTGCAATATCGACAAATGCCAGGCGTCATGTCTTATCAAACTCCAAGTACCTTGGCTCGTCAGACATCAGCCAATCAATTCTCTGCGCCTTCAACTGTTGCACCACATTCTCTGACTCAGGGAAGTATCATTCCTCGGAGTCCGATAATTAGTCAAGTCTTTTCTCAGAACCCGGTACACATTGCTCAAGTTTATTCACTTGCTGGACGACAGCAAAATAGTACTCGACCTATAGAAACATCTTCAGTTCATGAAACCTCTGATTCTCAAGCTGGTCTTGAGCTTAGGAGAAACacagctatgcagcaatcaacTGTACGGGGAATTCTTCAAAGTGAGTATCAAATTAATACATCTTCATGTCAAATGCCACACCggcaaaatttaaattcttcaACTACACAGCCCCAGGCACATGCAGCCACACAGGTGAGATCTCTATTGTGTTCTCGCACATTGCAGCCTGCTACACATTTTAATTCTTCGGCGAATCCAGGTGAAAGCAGACGAAATTCCGTGCCGACACAGTTCTCACCATCTTTGTCAACGACTGAACCTGTTCCAGGAAATACCACGCGGCTTTCACACTACCAAGGGACAACTTCAACATTAACTTTAAACCAGTCGCCTTCAACTACTGCTGATCAGTTGCACCCTCGGCCCAGATCATTCAACGTCCAGATGAGCTCTCAAGGAACCCCCCTGTCAGTTCATCAACAGCAACAAAGTTTGCATACATTGTTGACTCAGTCAACAACGTTGCAGCTGGCAGGTTCGCATCCTTTGGGAGGACAATCACAATTTGATAATCAAAGACACTCTATATCCTTGTTGAGGAATCGGAATGACCTGAATTCAAATTCAACCTCTTGTCCGTCAAGTGGGACACACTTGACTGTGCAACCGTCTGTGTCATCCTCCAATACCTTGAGCCGAACGCAGTCTTCAAACAGTTATCATAACAGTGAAGAAGAGGTCAGAGAAATAAGTGCGGAGAGAAACCTGTACACCTCAAAAGAAAAAGCGACTGCTCAAGTTGGTCCTCTCCTTGAACAAGTTAAGCGCGTTTGTGGTGAGCTTGAGCAAAGTCTGGACGAAGTCACGGAGAAGCAAAGAGGCAGTTGTACGCAGACAAATACTATCTTACTTACTTCTTCAAGTAGCTCAGGACTGTTGCACGAAAAAGCAGGCAGTAAAAAGGAGCGAATGAGTCGCCCTTCAGATAGTAACAAACACAGAAACCCAGTTAAGAAACCGAATGGTGCCCTTGAAGAAGCAGTGCAGAGGTTGTTAGCTCTTCAAAGGGCAGGTTCATCTCCTCCAACTGACTCTAGAGATCTCATCCCTGACACTGTCAGTGAGCTTTTTGAAGGTGTTTCAGAGCGGGAGAAATTTGATAGATTCACAACACCTGCAACTTCTGCAGGGAGAACTGTTTCTGATCCAGAGCATATATCAGAAAATGAACCGATCAGTGATCCGGTTTCAGTGACTGAAGCTGCAGAATCATCCTTTTTGTGTGGTGAAGATGATACATCAAAAGAGGAAGGAACAAGCGATTGTCTGCCAGCGAATATCAAGGACAGTGAAACCGAAGCAGTTGGTTGCAGTATAGCAGTGAACGGTGGGGATTGCGTTTTGGGTACTCCTTCGCCTCCTCTGACCCCCCAACGTGAAGGTGACAATCAGAACAACCCCAGTAAAGATGCACCTTATGGATATAACTTGTCTCCTGCGATACCACGGGTGTATTCTTCAAGGCGTATTAGACCAGGAACCTCACATAGCAAGCAGAGCtcttgtgatgatgatgacagtggcaGTTGTGTCACTGAACTCATTGACATTACTACGGACCAGTATGGGGGTGAAAATACCAATCCAGTAGATGCTTTAAAACTTCAAGGAGACACTCCTCCGACGCTGCGTAGTTCCAACAAAGAACAGGCTTCGGGGGTTAGACATCATGAGGAAGGCACAAGAAGTGCTGAACCAAGGAGCCAAATTGCTGATGAGCTTCTGATTAAGACGAATGGAACTTATGTTGCAGTGGTTGCGAGCAAAAGCCCTGAATTTTCTGCATGTGGAGCAGAAACGTCTGAGGCTTTTAGAAAGGGAGATAATGCTGATGTGGAGGTGGAGATAGATTCTGAATGTGAACCGCCCTCGGCCAAGAAAGTAGCTCTTACAAATGTTGATAGGGTGAACCTGGAAAATGTCACGGATGTTTCGTCTGATGTAAGGCGCGAAGAAAGTGTCCAAAGGAACGAAGATTTGGAAACATCTATTCATTGCTTGAGTGATCCTGATGAAGATGTGGTAAATTCGGAAGGCCTTCACATTAGGAGCGGGAATATTCCTGAGTTTCAGTCTAGCAAAGGGTCTAAGGAAAACGGAAATGTGGAGAATGGTTTGGACTACTGCAAAGGCACTGAGGATGCGAAGACCCCTGAGGCGAATTTAGGACAAGTTATTAACGAAGGTGACATCCGTTGTGCGAGAGGTGGGGAAACTGTTAAGGAACGAGGAGCTGAAACACAAAACCTGCAGCAAAACGGAAAGGATGTAGATTATGCAAGCAATGGATTATTTTCCCCAATTATACCCAAACAGGATGATTTCCGCTCCATGACCAAACTTATAACAACTAGTGACATAGAAGGAATAGTAAAACAGCTGGAAAGGAGAGATGTCAATGAAAATCAGATGGCCGATAGCCTTACTCCCCTTGACAAAAGGGTTGATCGAAGTGAAAAAGTAAACGCAACATACAATCAAGAACAGCGTGACAGTAATGATATTTCGAAGCAGTCAGTTCCTAGGGTGATTGCCCGGGTGGTTAACTCGGAACTTATTGTATTGTGGGACCTTCCTCCTGATAACCAACTTGCTAATATTGAACACTTTgagttgttttgtttgaatcttGGTGGCGAGTGGTTGCCAATCGCGCAAGTTAAAGCCCTGAAGCTTCCTATGGGATGTAGACTTAAATCTTTACAACCAGGAAAAACCTATTCTTTTAGAGTTCGTGTAATAGGTCGGGATGGAGTAATTGGTGTATTCAGCGAACCATCTAAAGCTGTAAGTTTGTAG
- the LOC136919121 gene encoding PE-PGRS family protein PE_PGRS61-like isoform X2 — MKYWSCIFIGLFLTLASQGLAKKHSKKRHVRVTSKASKKQGVPGLMDSAPNLGGGLGGMNPLGGPMGDLSMGFGAGATSIGEGGGATMEGMPSMMGGGMPMPGGMTGAAGMQMPGGVETGPMAMQMPGAAGGPQEGAAMSKQFIEGPEGGMAGMRGMPNMPGMGMAGMTSMPQMGGMGGFGGMGGGLAGMNMEGGMPNMGAMGNAGGAGAMFTSAQELGGQMGGSMGGPMPNAFQNALGGGMPGMSQKRAKMGKVHKLFSKLSKKKNGKSHHKN; from the exons ATGAAGTATTGGAGCTGTATTTTCATAGGGCTGTTCCTAACTCTAGCGTCTCAAG GTCTCGCCAAGAAACATTCAA aaaaaagacATGTACGTGTCACGAGCAAAGCTTCCAAGAAGCAAGGGG tTCCGGGATTAATGGACTCTGCACCAAACTTGGGAGGCGGGCTTGGTG GAATGAACCCACTGGGTGGTCCAATGGGAGACCTTAGCATGGGCTTTGGTGCAGGAGCAACTTCCATTGGAGAAGGCGGTGGAGCCACCATGGAAGGAATGCCTTCCATGATGGGAGGGGGCATGCCGATGCCTGGCGGTATGACAGGAGCGGCTGGAATGCAAATGCCAGGAGGGGTAGAGACGGGGCCTATGGCAATGCAGATGCCGGGAGCAGCTGGAGGTCCACAGGAAGGCGCGGCGATGTCAAAGCAATTTATTGAGGGCCCCGAGGGAG GCATGGCAGGTATGCGTGGAATGCCAAATATGCCAGGAATGGGAATGGCTGGAATGACATCAATGCCACAAATGGGAGGAATGGGAGGCTTTGGAGGAATGGGTGGTGGCCTCGCTGGAATGAACATGGAAGGAG GTATGCCGAACATGGGAGCAATGGGAAACGCTGGTGGAGCTGGAGCTATGTTCACTAGTGCTCAGGAATTAGGGGGTCAGATGGGAGGTAGCATGGGTGGACCCATGCCTAATgcctttcaaaatgctcttggTGGCGGCATGCCGGGAATGAGCCAAAAGCGAGCAAAAATGGGAAAAGTACACAAATTGTTTAGTAAGCTTAGCAAGAAAAAGAATGGCAAGAGCCACCACAAAAACTAG
- the LOC136919121 gene encoding PE-PGRS family protein PE_PGRS61-like isoform X1, which yields MKYWSCIFIGLFLTLASQGLAKKHSKKRHVRVTSKASKKQGGSQLQGNLMPSVSRTVTSSKKSDDFQQVPGLMDSAPNLGGGLGGMNPLGGPMGDLSMGFGAGATSIGEGGGATMEGMPSMMGGGMPMPGGMTGAAGMQMPGGVETGPMAMQMPGAAGGPQEGAAMSKQFIEGPEGGMAGMRGMPNMPGMGMAGMTSMPQMGGMGGFGGMGGGLAGMNMEGGMPNMGAMGNAGGAGAMFTSAQELGGQMGGSMGGPMPNAFQNALGGGMPGMSQKRAKMGKVHKLFSKLSKKKNGKSHHKN from the exons ATGAAGTATTGGAGCTGTATTTTCATAGGGCTGTTCCTAACTCTAGCGTCTCAAG GTCTCGCCAAGAAACATTCAA aaaaaagacATGTACGTGTCACGAGCAAAGCTTCCAAGAAGCAAGGGG GATCTCAACTTCAAGGCAATCTCATGCCAAGTGTATCAAGGACAGTGACTTCAAGCAAAAAATCTGACGATTTCCAACAAG tTCCGGGATTAATGGACTCTGCACCAAACTTGGGAGGCGGGCTTGGTG GAATGAACCCACTGGGTGGTCCAATGGGAGACCTTAGCATGGGCTTTGGTGCAGGAGCAACTTCCATTGGAGAAGGCGGTGGAGCCACCATGGAAGGAATGCCTTCCATGATGGGAGGGGGCATGCCGATGCCTGGCGGTATGACAGGAGCGGCTGGAATGCAAATGCCAGGAGGGGTAGAGACGGGGCCTATGGCAATGCAGATGCCGGGAGCAGCTGGAGGTCCACAGGAAGGCGCGGCGATGTCAAAGCAATTTATTGAGGGCCCCGAGGGAG GCATGGCAGGTATGCGTGGAATGCCAAATATGCCAGGAATGGGAATGGCTGGAATGACATCAATGCCACAAATGGGAGGAATGGGAGGCTTTGGAGGAATGGGTGGTGGCCTCGCTGGAATGAACATGGAAGGAG GTATGCCGAACATGGGAGCAATGGGAAACGCTGGTGGAGCTGGAGCTATGTTCACTAGTGCTCAGGAATTAGGGGGTCAGATGGGAGGTAGCATGGGTGGACCCATGCCTAATgcctttcaaaatgctcttggTGGCGGCATGCCGGGAATGAGCCAAAAGCGAGCAAAAATGGGAAAAGTACACAAATTGTTTAGTAAGCTTAGCAAGAAAAAGAATGGCAAGAGCCACCACAAAAACTAG